In Solanum lycopersicum chromosome 3, SLM_r2.1, the genomic stretch TCAAGCTGAATGCCcttttaaatgtaatatttcACAGGATAAAAAATGGGCTTCTGGATTtagtataaaaaatttgataaatgaaCATACTTGTTTTCCATGCTACAAAAATTCGAGGGTTGATTCGAAGACATTAGCTCAATACTTCAAAAGTAAATTACAGAGAGATCCTAAGTACATTGTGAAGGAAATGAGAGAAGAATTATCAACTGATTTTGATTTGAATGTTACAAAATCAAAGCTAAATAGGAATAAGGTGATGATCCTTGAAAAACTAGACGGGAGTTTCAAGGATGACTTTAACAAACTTGAAGCATATGGGgctgaattaaaaaaaaagtctaatCCAGGTACCGATGTTGAAATAAATATCTCAAAAGATACTTTTGAGCAAGGTATAAAAAAGTTCTTGAGgatgtatatatgttttaatgCCTTGAAGGTAGGTTGGAAAAGTGGATTAAGACCACTCGTTGGTTTGGATGGTACTTTTTTGAAGGATAGGATCAAAGGTCAATTGTTGGTTGCAGTGGGACAAGATTCTGTGATTCAATTCTATCCAATTGCTTGGGCAATGGTTGACAAAGAAACTACCAAGACATGGTCATGGTTTGTAGAGCTTTTGAAGAGGTCTTTAGACCTTAAAGATAGAAGTGGAGTGACTTTTATTTCTGACATGCAAAAggtttatcattttttaaacatgtttcattatatttttgacttattttatgttttaatcgTGACCTCTACTTCATtactatgttttttttaatctcacaGGGGTTACTAGATGCTGTGAGCAATGTACTTCCTGCAGCTCATCAAAGATTTTGTGTTAGGCATATCGAAGCTAATTGACTAAAAAAGTGGAGGAACGGGGAAATGAAAAAGTTGATGTGGTGGTGTGCTTGGAGCACATATGATGAAGAGTTCAAAGACCAACTCAAACAAGCTAGGCCAATTGGATGAAGATGTTGCTAAGGACTTGATTAGTAAACCTCCTCAGGCATGGTGTAGAGCCTACTTTGACACGCAATGTAAGAACACAATGGTTGCCAATAACTTCACAGAATCATTCAATGCTTGAATTTTAGAAGCAAGAGGTATTCCAATTATCCAAATGTTGGAGGAAATAAGGATTAAGGTTATGACTAGGTTGGCTGAAAATGAAGCCAAAGCTAGGCATTGGAAAACTGGATACAATCCACAATGCATGAAGTTGTATAGTGATTATAGGGCAATAGCACATGGATGCACTGTGAACTTTAATGGTGATCATAGTTATGAAGTGTCTGTAGATGATGATAGGCATACTGTGAACTTAGAGCATACTAGATGCACCTGCAGATTGTGGGACTTGTCTGGAATTCCCTGCCCTCATGCCATAAATGCATTTTTGCATAACAAAGTTGTTCTTGAGACACAAATTCACTGGTTTTACAGTAAAAAAGCATATTTGTTGGCATACAAGCACAAAATACAACCTGTTAGAAGAATACAATTTTGGAATGTTGATCCTGCTCATGCAATGGAACCACCTGATATGATTAAAACTATTGAAAGACCCAAGAAAAAAAGAGATAGAATAACAGATGaagcaagaaaaagaaaaggtgaATGGAGTTCATCAAGAAAAGGTTCTATAATGACATGTAGTAATTGTGGGTAACAAAATCACAACGCACTAAGTTGTTATAAGgtatatttttaacttattcTCTTATTTTAGGTAAA encodes the following:
- the LOC104646428 gene encoding uncharacterized protein; protein product: MHTWHEFDPHLLSYKDLCEDFKKELGYFKVKQLFVVGPSGRYYIVEDDDGIRSLQCLVCHEFKNIDLFVVDDTNLTVDTLNILYHLERYHVDVEVASDNEHVPEDSDCEVDIPSDVEHDEERLRLFEKQINSTVSDNLEHYKNLEKGMSFATVEKARKTMNYYAIASKRGLKIEKTYPNRARYVCQAECPFKCNISQDKKWASGFSIKNLINEHTCFPCYKNSRVDSKTLAQYFKSKLQRDPKYIVKEMREELSTDFDLNVTKSKLNRNKVMILEKLDGSFKDDFNKLEAYGAELKKKSNPGTDVEINISKDTFEQGIKKFLRMYICFNALKVGWKSGLRPLVGLDGTFLKDRIKGQLLVAVGQDSVIQFYPIAWAMVDKETTKTWSWFVELLKRSLDLKDRSGVTFISDMQKGLLDAVSNVLPAAHQRFCVRHIEAN